In the genome of Oceaniferula marina, one region contains:
- the uvrB gene encoding excinuclease ABC subunit UvrB, whose amino-acid sequence MSFTLHSEYAPSGDQAPAIDKLVKSIQAGNAHQTLLGVTGSGKTFTMANVIERIGKPTLLMSHNKTLAAQLYSELKNFFPNNAVEYFVSYFDYYQPEAYIPRSDTYIEKDSSINDEIERLRLSTMGSLITREDVIVVASVSCIYGLGSPEDYQNMMLPVKTGDELDREDFLSGLVSLMFERNDIAFSRGQFRVRGDVVEVHPAYLEDTAIRVEFFGDEIERISEIDVLTGNRICSLDSHTFFPAKQFVTEKEKLNRAIHAIKAECTERVEWFEKHDKLIEAQRIRMRTDFDIEMMQEMGFCQGIENYSRHLTGRNAGARPYTLLDFFPDDYLLLMDESHVSVPQVGGMYEGDKSRKTVLVDHGFRLPSALDNRPLQFKEFMQMTKQRVYVSATPGPFEFINSRPDNKRYIPWKRGELSAAQALKQIRKNIRPSGADQNVDDFNVSSAGSNLIVEQIIRPTGLLDPVITLKPLKGQIDETIDMCRERVDRGERVLVTTLTKKTAEDLSDYLKETGLKVSYIHADVGAIERVEILRSLRAAEIDILVGINLLREGLDLPEVSLVCILDADKEGFLRNETSLIQTAGRAARHVAGECVLFCDEVTDSIQTLMQISAYRRERQIAYNEEHGITPTSVIRAVQESLSQYQSTQNDANTLNQGMVAEDEASYNAVQVIAELEEEMREAAAKLEFERAAHLRDQIKQLQKQQ is encoded by the coding sequence ATGTCCTTCACACTCCACAGCGAATACGCGCCCTCCGGCGATCAGGCCCCGGCCATCGACAAGCTGGTCAAATCGATCCAAGCAGGTAATGCCCACCAGACGCTGCTCGGCGTCACCGGATCCGGCAAAACATTCACCATGGCCAATGTCATCGAACGCATCGGCAAGCCGACGCTCCTGATGAGCCACAACAAAACCCTCGCCGCCCAACTCTACTCGGAGCTAAAAAACTTCTTTCCCAACAATGCGGTCGAGTACTTCGTCTCCTATTTCGATTACTATCAACCTGAAGCATATATCCCACGATCCGACACCTACATCGAGAAAGACAGCTCGATCAACGATGAGATCGAACGACTCCGGCTCAGCACCATGGGTTCATTGATCACCCGCGAGGACGTGATTGTCGTGGCCTCGGTCTCCTGCATTTACGGCCTAGGATCTCCAGAGGACTACCAGAACATGATGCTACCGGTCAAAACCGGTGACGAACTCGACCGCGAAGATTTTCTCTCCGGCCTGGTCAGCCTGATGTTTGAACGCAATGACATCGCCTTCTCCCGGGGGCAATTCCGGGTCCGTGGCGACGTCGTGGAAGTCCACCCGGCCTATCTGGAAGATACCGCCATCCGGGTTGAATTTTTTGGTGACGAAATCGAACGCATCTCGGAAATCGATGTCCTGACCGGCAACCGGATCTGCTCACTCGACAGCCACACGTTTTTCCCCGCCAAACAGTTTGTTACGGAGAAAGAGAAGCTCAACCGTGCCATCCACGCCATCAAAGCAGAGTGCACCGAGCGAGTGGAGTGGTTTGAAAAGCACGACAAACTGATCGAGGCACAACGCATCCGGATGCGCACCGACTTCGATATCGAGATGATGCAGGAAATGGGTTTCTGTCAGGGAATTGAAAACTACTCACGCCACCTAACCGGACGCAATGCCGGTGCCCGACCTTACACCTTGCTCGATTTTTTTCCGGACGACTACCTGCTGCTGATGGATGAATCCCACGTCAGTGTCCCTCAGGTCGGCGGTATGTATGAAGGAGATAAAAGCCGCAAGACGGTACTCGTGGATCATGGGTTCCGCCTGCCCAGCGCGCTGGATAACCGCCCGCTCCAATTCAAGGAGTTCATGCAAATGACCAAGCAGAGAGTCTATGTTTCGGCAACGCCGGGCCCCTTCGAATTTATCAATTCCCGACCCGACAACAAACGCTACATCCCATGGAAACGGGGCGAATTATCCGCCGCCCAGGCGCTGAAACAAATCCGAAAAAATATCCGCCCGAGTGGTGCTGATCAGAATGTGGATGATTTTAATGTCAGCTCGGCAGGATCGAACCTCATCGTCGAACAAATCATTCGACCTACGGGACTGCTGGATCCCGTGATCACACTTAAACCCCTCAAAGGACAAATCGATGAAACCATCGACATGTGCCGCGAACGCGTCGATCGCGGAGAGCGGGTGCTGGTCACCACCCTGACCAAAAAAACCGCTGAAGACCTATCCGACTACCTCAAGGAAACCGGACTCAAGGTAAGCTACATCCACGCTGATGTCGGTGCGATCGAGAGGGTCGAAATCCTGCGCTCTCTACGAGCCGCAGAAATTGACATCCTCGTGGGAATCAATCTGCTCAGAGAGGGACTTGACCTGCCGGAAGTTTCACTCGTCTGCATCCTCGATGCCGACAAAGAAGGCTTCCTGCGCAACGAGACCTCCCTGATTCAGACCGCGGGCCGGGCAGCCCGTCATGTCGCCGGCGAGTGTGTGCTCTTCTGTGACGAGGTCACCGACTCCATCCAAACCCTGATGCAGATCAGTGCTTACCGCCGCGAGCGGCAAATTGCCTACAACGAAGAACACGGTATCACCCCCACCTCGGTAATCCGCGCGGTCCAGGAAAGCCTCAGCCAATACCAATCGACCCAGAATGATGCCAACACCCTCAATCAGGGAATGGTTGCCGAGGACGAAGCCAGCTACAATGCTGTGCAAGTGATTGCCGAACTCGAAGAGGAAATGAGGGAAGCTGCAGCCAAACTGGAGTTCGAACGTGCCGCCCACCTGCGGGACCAGATCAAGCAGTTGCAGAAGCAGCAATAG
- a CDS encoding right-handed parallel beta-helix repeat-containing protein, whose product MMSKSQAAWLCSWLLFCSGFACGEVLKVDNTDELRRQLGRLKPGVTLSLAPGNYGNGFWIKNVKGTKDRPILITGADKQNPPVFSGGKEALHFVNCHFITLQNVHVSGCSANGINADDGGSYDSPSTGMRFENVRIENIGPSGNRDGLKLSGLVQFVVKGCSISGWGGSAVDMVGCRDGIIDQCQFRGKQGYSQQSGIQAKGGSERVTIMRSFFKDAGLRAVNLGGSTGLKFFRPKAKGYEAKEIKVQGNYFVGSMSPVAFVTSIKCEVRMNTMVYPQKWVVRILQEQPTDTFQPCQQGVFEANLVVYDKRVQTFVNVGPNTKPETFDFHKNAWFCSDGDRRPSLPVKETEGVYQVDPMLEQTPTFKSKVKSRDRRLSGIGACAFKKSE is encoded by the coding sequence ATGATGAGCAAGAGTCAAGCCGCATGGCTGTGCAGTTGGCTGCTGTTTTGTTCCGGATTTGCCTGTGGTGAAGTCCTCAAGGTGGATAATACGGATGAACTGCGCAGGCAGTTGGGACGATTGAAACCTGGAGTAACACTCTCCCTCGCCCCTGGAAACTACGGGAATGGATTTTGGATTAAAAACGTCAAGGGAACCAAAGATCGGCCGATTCTGATTACGGGTGCGGATAAACAAAACCCACCAGTGTTCAGCGGGGGGAAGGAAGCCCTGCACTTTGTGAACTGTCATTTCATTACGCTGCAAAACGTTCATGTCTCTGGCTGTTCAGCGAATGGGATCAATGCCGATGATGGAGGTTCTTATGATTCGCCGTCGACGGGCATGCGATTCGAAAATGTGAGGATTGAGAATATCGGACCGAGCGGAAATCGCGATGGGTTGAAGCTCTCGGGACTTGTTCAGTTTGTAGTGAAGGGTTGCTCGATTTCCGGTTGGGGCGGATCAGCGGTTGATATGGTGGGATGCCGCGACGGCATCATTGATCAATGCCAGTTCAGGGGTAAACAAGGGTATTCCCAGCAGAGTGGCATTCAGGCCAAAGGGGGAAGTGAAAGAGTCACCATCATGCGCAGCTTCTTTAAGGACGCCGGACTCAGAGCTGTGAACCTTGGCGGGAGCACGGGCTTGAAATTTTTCCGTCCCAAGGCAAAGGGTTACGAGGCGAAGGAGATCAAAGTCCAGGGAAACTACTTCGTCGGTAGTATGTCACCGGTTGCCTTTGTGACTTCTATCAAGTGTGAGGTGCGCATGAATACGATGGTGTATCCTCAAAAATGGGTCGTGCGCATTCTTCAAGAGCAGCCCACAGATACCTTCCAACCCTGTCAACAGGGAGTGTTTGAAGCGAATCTGGTTGTTTATGACAAGCGGGTGCAGACATTTGTGAATGTTGGCCCGAACACGAAGCCTGAAACCTTTGACTTCCATAAAAATGCTTGGTTCTGCAGTGATGGTGACAGGCGCCCGTCACTGCCGGTCAAGGAAACAGAGGGCGTCTATCAGGTCGACCCAATGCTTGAGCAAACACCTACATTCAAATCGAAAGTAAAGAGCCGTGACCGCCGCCTGTCAGGTATCGGTGCCTGTGCGTTTAAAAAAAGTGAGTAA
- a CDS encoding alkyl/aryl-sulfatase: MKKVILFIMIVAQPLSVIHAEESHATKLLKQRSEHLKPVITKVSSSVYCASGYSPANISMIVGPEGLVIVDTGMFADHAKAVLKEFRKTSDLPIKAIILTHGHGDHTGGASVFMSEGEGVPAIYARTPFNTEGNHFDDGGVTINGLRGARQGGFRLPPEKRINNGIAPAVYPPKNRNVFIGDPPVPTETFRDGRKKISVAGLELELVAAPGETTDQLYVWFPKERVVFTGDNFYQSWPNLYAIRGTAYRDVRGWIRSLDMMIKEKPLHAVPGHTRPILGEKQTVEVLTNYRDALQHIFDKTIEGINQGMTPDELVSYVELPEHLQNLDYLREYYGNIEWGVRAIFTGYLGWFDGNPTHLFSLPPAEEAKRMVTLAGGEPALRKAAKQALADDDAQWCAELCDHLLALHPDDASARTLKAEALEMLAEKLVTATGRNYYLTVAQELRKPSSKE, encoded by the coding sequence ATGAAAAAGGTCATTCTATTTATTATGATCGTGGCTCAGCCATTGTCTGTGATTCATGCTGAAGAATCTCATGCCACCAAGTTGCTTAAGCAGCGATCGGAGCACCTGAAGCCTGTTATCACGAAGGTTTCATCGTCGGTGTATTGTGCATCGGGATACAGTCCGGCGAATATTTCCATGATTGTAGGGCCGGAAGGCTTGGTGATTGTGGACACCGGGATGTTTGCTGACCACGCCAAGGCCGTATTGAAGGAATTCAGAAAAACATCCGATCTGCCGATCAAGGCAATCATTCTGACACACGGCCATGGTGATCACACCGGTGGAGCCTCGGTTTTTATGAGCGAGGGTGAAGGGGTGCCGGCGATTTATGCACGGACTCCTTTTAATACGGAGGGGAATCACTTTGATGACGGAGGTGTTACCATCAATGGACTACGAGGAGCTCGGCAGGGCGGATTCCGATTACCTCCGGAAAAACGAATCAACAATGGGATTGCACCAGCAGTGTATCCTCCCAAGAACCGCAACGTCTTTATCGGAGATCCTCCGGTTCCGACAGAAACGTTTCGAGACGGGCGGAAGAAGATCAGCGTTGCGGGGCTTGAACTGGAACTGGTTGCCGCACCGGGTGAGACAACGGACCAACTTTACGTTTGGTTTCCCAAAGAGCGTGTGGTGTTTACCGGAGATAATTTCTATCAATCATGGCCAAACCTCTATGCCATTCGTGGAACCGCTTACCGTGATGTCCGGGGGTGGATCCGGAGCTTGGATATGATGATCAAGGAAAAGCCACTTCATGCGGTGCCCGGCCACACTCGGCCGATACTCGGGGAAAAACAAACGGTTGAAGTTTTGACGAATTACCGCGATGCACTCCAGCATATCTTTGACAAAACGATCGAGGGCATCAATCAGGGAATGACTCCTGATGAGTTGGTCTCCTATGTCGAATTGCCCGAGCACTTACAAAATCTGGATTACTTGCGTGAATACTACGGGAACATCGAGTGGGGGGTGCGTGCGATTTTTACTGGTTATCTGGGATGGTTTGATGGTAATCCGACACATTTGTTTTCACTGCCACCGGCTGAAGAAGCCAAGCGTATGGTCACGTTGGCTGGCGGAGAGCCAGCGCTACGTAAAGCGGCCAAACAAGCCTTGGCTGATGACGATGCGCAATGGTGCGCCGAGTTATGTGATCACCTTCTCGCGTTGCATCCTGACGATGCTTCCGCCCGCACGTTGAAGGCAGAAGCGCTGGAAATGCTTGCTGAAAAATTGGTCACAGCGACGGGGCGAAACTATTACCTCACCGTTGCCCAGGAACTTCGTAAACCATCATCCAAGGAATGA
- a CDS encoding DUF4437 domain-containing protein encodes MKNDLLLVVWFGLAVSAGAEEATKKASTESGVVTLGDIDWGALNPARGEKGPRAGNLWNDRTKQAASGFLVKFADGFSSPPHIHNVTYRGVVISGQVHNDDPEAAEMWMPPGSFWTQPAGEVHITAAKGKNVLAYIEIDSGPYLVLPKEKAEDLGERPVNLAPSNIVWLSASETTWIESPSDQTAAASPEMAFLWGKPGNETVSGSFVRLPTGFKGEIIPEGGTMHVVIVKGALTIGEAEKNTAKTLKPGEYSRLETGKTQQIDCADEHGCVVYVRALGKYRIKKP; translated from the coding sequence ATGAAAAATGATCTTTTATTGGTGGTTTGGTTTGGCTTGGCGGTGAGTGCCGGTGCTGAGGAGGCAACAAAAAAGGCTTCAACAGAGAGCGGTGTGGTGACGTTAGGCGATATCGACTGGGGAGCCTTGAACCCAGCCCGTGGGGAGAAAGGACCGAGAGCAGGCAATCTGTGGAACGATCGCACAAAGCAGGCCGCTTCGGGGTTTCTTGTGAAATTTGCCGATGGTTTCTCATCGCCACCCCATATTCACAATGTCACTTACCGAGGTGTGGTGATCAGTGGGCAGGTTCACAATGATGATCCTGAAGCGGCCGAAATGTGGATGCCTCCGGGATCGTTTTGGACTCAGCCTGCTGGAGAAGTGCATATCACTGCTGCAAAGGGAAAAAACGTGCTGGCCTACATAGAGATCGATAGCGGTCCATATCTGGTTCTCCCGAAGGAGAAAGCGGAAGACCTGGGGGAACGGCCGGTGAATCTGGCACCTTCGAATATTGTCTGGTTGTCAGCTTCGGAAACGACCTGGATAGAAAGTCCTTCCGATCAAACGGCCGCGGCTTCTCCTGAAATGGCATTTCTCTGGGGCAAACCCGGCAATGAGACGGTAAGTGGATCGTTTGTCCGATTACCCACGGGATTCAAGGGTGAAATTATCCCTGAAGGTGGGACAATGCATGTTGTGATTGTCAAGGGGGCTCTGACTATTGGGGAAGCGGAGAAGAATACAGCCAAGACGTTGAAGCCGGGTGAATACTCCAGGCTTGAGACCGGCAAGACCCAGCAGATTGATTGTGCAGATGAGCACGGATGTGTTGTTTATGTTCGCGCCCTCGGCAAGTATCGTATTAAAAAACCATAG
- a CDS encoding PEP-CTERM sorting domain-containing protein has translation MPTSLERATTQFLIAITPIGTPGSGSSGIANAQTFGFDFTGANWDSITDSVEIRLYGWDGTGNMHFQDTTITGASVTLIPEPSSCILLGLGGLASILRRRR, from the coding sequence ATGCCAACATCCCTCGAACGCGCGACTACACAATTTCTCATCGCCATCACTCCCATTGGAACCCCGGGCTCAGGTTCATCAGGCATTGCCAACGCCCAGACTTTCGGATTCGATTTCACGGGTGCCAATTGGGACAGCATCACCGACAGCGTGGAAATCCGCCTCTACGGGTGGGACGGAACCGGCAATATGCATTTCCAGGACACTACCATTACCGGGGCCTCGGTGACCCTCATTCCTGAACCCTCGTCCTGCATTCTTCTGGGACTGGGTGGCCTCGCCTCCATCCTGCGCCGACGCCGATAG
- a CDS encoding metallopeptidase, which translates to MHVEKSLQGHARRQEALDLLDAKLSYVKEHVPAVVLPDLMQVPIWLNKDIRRGACYHPNPKWLEANDRMPEKVRTIELQNIDNLIDWSDKQPMMVLHELAHAYHHRVHGFKHPGITRAFQQAQKSGSYDAVMHVSGKKKRAYAMNNEKEYFAELTEAYFGKNDFYPFNRDELKRHDPEGYRMIESVWKVNE; encoded by the coding sequence GTGCATGTCGAAAAATCCCTGCAGGGGCACGCACGCCGACAGGAAGCGTTGGACTTGTTGGATGCCAAATTGAGCTATGTGAAAGAGCATGTCCCCGCTGTGGTATTACCTGACCTGATGCAGGTGCCGATTTGGTTGAACAAGGATATTCGTCGCGGAGCCTGCTACCATCCCAACCCGAAATGGTTGGAAGCGAATGATCGGATGCCGGAAAAAGTGCGGACGATCGAGCTACAGAACATCGACAATTTGATCGATTGGTCTGACAAGCAACCGATGATGGTTTTGCATGAACTCGCCCATGCCTATCACCACCGTGTTCATGGTTTTAAGCACCCTGGGATCACCCGGGCATTTCAACAGGCGCAAAAGTCGGGGTCGTATGACGCGGTCATGCATGTGAGCGGGAAAAAGAAACGTGCCTATGCAATGAACAACGAGAAGGAATACTTCGCCGAGCTTACCGAAGCCTACTTTGGTAAAAACGATTTCTATCCATTTAACCGAGATGAGCTCAAGCGCCATGACCCCGAGGGATACCGAATGATCGAGTCGGTCTGGAAGGTGAACGAGTAG
- a CDS encoding sulfatase family protein, with the protein MNKQIMKISQRLRTAVAAALFGASGFASQAAETSGSETRPNILWIYCEDLSPWMASYGHPGNAGKTPTLDQLATNGVRFERAYVPAPVCSACRSGMITGVYQTTTGTHNHRSSRDPKAMIQLPEGIKTLPQIFKENGYATFNRGKDDYNFQYKRDEHYTLGNPKPKKGFYGKKGSGHWRDVAEGKPWFGQIQLGGGKTSTKGLKDKVDPSTMKVPAYFPDEEMFRKEWAHHYDTVRVTDGHVAKIMQQLKEDGLLDKTIVFFFSDHGNNHSLRHKQFCYEGGVHVPLIISGPGIPKNATRPELMSTLDISATTLALAGIPLPDYLDGQDLFGKNHKAREYVISARDRCDYTIDRIRTVRTEKLRYIRNFMTDRILLQPQYRDGQAPTKRLRELHASGKLGKVPEWAFFGKRPKEELYDLKKDPEQVNNLADDPQYAAELKRHREILDTWIKQTDDKGQYPESKEGIQATYKRWGKRCVNPEFDAVKKEASVNAPKKKAKKKVSK; encoded by the coding sequence ATGAATAAACAGATTATGAAAATCAGCCAACGATTACGAACAGCCGTTGCCGCGGCATTATTTGGTGCCAGCGGATTCGCGAGTCAAGCTGCAGAGACTTCCGGGTCGGAAACACGCCCGAACATCCTCTGGATTTATTGTGAAGACCTCTCGCCGTGGATGGCATCCTACGGACACCCGGGGAATGCGGGAAAAACGCCGACTCTCGATCAACTGGCGACCAACGGTGTCCGCTTTGAGCGTGCCTACGTGCCAGCTCCGGTCTGTTCCGCGTGCCGGTCCGGTATGATCACTGGTGTCTATCAGACGACCACAGGGACGCACAACCACCGCTCGTCGCGCGATCCGAAAGCGATGATCCAGCTGCCCGAAGGGATTAAGACTTTGCCACAGATATTCAAGGAGAACGGATATGCCACCTTTAACCGCGGTAAAGACGATTACAATTTTCAATACAAGCGAGACGAGCACTACACCTTGGGCAACCCGAAACCCAAGAAGGGTTTCTACGGCAAAAAAGGCAGTGGCCATTGGCGGGACGTGGCGGAAGGTAAACCGTGGTTTGGTCAGATTCAGCTTGGTGGTGGAAAAACAAGCACCAAGGGGCTCAAGGACAAGGTGGACCCCTCTACGATGAAGGTGCCTGCCTATTTTCCTGATGAGGAAATGTTCCGTAAGGAATGGGCACATCACTACGATACGGTGCGAGTAACGGACGGGCATGTCGCCAAAATCATGCAGCAGCTCAAGGAGGATGGTCTGTTGGATAAAACGATTGTGTTTTTCTTTTCCGATCACGGCAACAACCACTCGCTGCGGCATAAGCAGTTTTGTTATGAGGGCGGTGTGCATGTTCCTCTGATTATTTCCGGCCCGGGAATTCCCAAGAATGCCACGCGTCCGGAACTGATGAGCACGCTGGATATTTCGGCCACCACACTGGCATTGGCAGGTATTCCGTTGCCCGATTATCTGGATGGCCAGGACTTGTTCGGAAAGAACCACAAAGCACGTGAGTATGTCATCTCGGCGCGTGACCGCTGCGATTACACCATCGACCGGATTCGGACGGTGCGGACGGAGAAGCTTCGTTATATTCGCAACTTCATGACCGACCGCATCCTGCTCCAGCCGCAGTATCGTGACGGACAAGCACCAACCAAGCGCCTGCGAGAACTGCACGCCAGCGGCAAATTGGGCAAGGTTCCCGAGTGGGCATTTTTTGGCAAGCGACCGAAAGAAGAGCTCTACGATCTGAAAAAAGATCCGGAACAAGTGAACAATCTGGCCGATGACCCACAGTATGCTGCCGAGCTCAAGCGGCACCGAGAGATCTTGGACACGTGGATCAAACAAACCGATGACAAGGGGCAATACCCTGAGTCAAAAGAGGGGATTCAAGCAACCTATAAACGCTGGGGCAAACGCTGCGTGAACCCGGAGTTCGATGCGGTTAAAAAAGAAGCCTCAGTCAATGCTCCGAAGAAGAAGGCTAAAAAAAAAGTCTCGAAGTAA
- a CDS encoding sulfatase family protein, with amino-acid sequence MNIHRILFLLLFACVPCLAQGNHRKPNIILFVTDDQSPIAGCYGNEVIQTPHLDALAAEGTRFTEAFATTASCSASRSVIMTGVHNHANGQFGHAHDYHKFSTFKAMASISLPLQMSLNGYRTAQMGKYHVAPESVYHFDQYLKASHHNAVGMVEGSREFIEADDEKPFFLYLATHSPHRSGGVDKNADVELKPNLFGNLPDKAHHQGVKEVFYDPKDVLVPGFLPDTPTCRAEIAQYYQSCSRVDQGLGRLVKLLKQAGQWENTVIIFTADHGMAFPGAKTTVYEAGLRVPFVVRDPRQKKKGVVSTAMISHLDITPSILDMAGGYNAKNQSPKKMAAIPEREQFENMGKKLKSYQGRSWLPILDQTSVKGWDQVSASHTFHEIQMYYPMRVIRDRKYKLIWNIAHHQPYPFATDLWAASSWKAQYRKGKQATYGNRTVESYIQRPAFELYDIAKDPDETNNLASNPEYAELLERYQKKLKQSQRETSDPWVLKWNYE; translated from the coding sequence ATGAATATCCATCGAATACTCTTTCTCCTTCTGTTCGCTTGTGTCCCTTGCCTTGCGCAAGGCAATCATCGTAAACCGAATATTATTTTGTTTGTGACCGATGACCAATCGCCGATTGCCGGATGTTATGGCAATGAGGTGATCCAGACACCTCACCTTGATGCCCTGGCCGCGGAAGGGACTCGTTTTACTGAAGCCTTCGCGACGACGGCGAGCTGCTCGGCCAGTCGGTCGGTGATCATGACGGGGGTTCACAACCATGCCAATGGGCAATTTGGCCACGCGCATGATTACCATAAGTTTTCGACCTTTAAGGCGATGGCGTCGATTAGCCTCCCATTGCAAATGAGTTTGAATGGATACCGCACGGCGCAGATGGGTAAGTACCACGTGGCACCGGAATCGGTCTATCATTTTGACCAATACCTCAAAGCGAGCCATCACAATGCGGTTGGCATGGTGGAAGGCTCCCGGGAATTTATTGAGGCCGATGATGAGAAGCCATTTTTCCTCTATCTGGCAACTCATAGTCCTCATCGAAGTGGTGGAGTGGACAAGAATGCGGATGTGGAATTGAAGCCGAATCTGTTTGGGAACCTTCCCGATAAGGCCCACCATCAGGGGGTTAAAGAAGTGTTTTATGATCCGAAGGATGTGTTGGTTCCCGGGTTTCTTCCTGACACGCCGACGTGTAGGGCTGAAATCGCCCAGTATTACCAGTCCTGTTCCAGAGTGGATCAAGGGTTGGGACGGTTGGTGAAGCTCTTGAAGCAGGCGGGTCAATGGGAGAACACGGTGATTATTTTTACAGCGGATCACGGGATGGCCTTTCCCGGGGCAAAAACGACGGTCTACGAAGCTGGCTTGAGGGTTCCCTTTGTGGTGCGTGATCCACGTCAAAAGAAAAAAGGGGTGGTCTCGACCGCGATGATTTCCCACCTGGATATCACGCCCTCCATCCTTGATATGGCAGGCGGATATAATGCAAAAAATCAGAGTCCGAAGAAAATGGCAGCGATCCCCGAGCGGGAGCAATTTGAAAATATGGGTAAAAAACTCAAGTCCTATCAAGGGAGGTCCTGGTTGCCTATCCTGGATCAAACCTCAGTGAAGGGCTGGGATCAAGTTTCCGCATCGCACACCTTCCATGAGATTCAGATGTATTATCCGATGCGCGTGATCCGTGACCGGAAGTACAAATTGATTTGGAATATTGCCCACCATCAGCCGTATCCCTTCGCCACGGATTTGTGGGCGGCATCGAGTTGGAAGGCCCAATACAGAAAGGGGAAACAGGCAACATACGGAAATCGCACCGTGGAATCCTATATCCAACGGCCGGCATTCGAATTATACGACATCGCCAAAGATCCGGACGAAACCAACAATCTGGCAAGCAACCCGGAGTATGCCGAGCTGCTCGAACGGTATCAGAAAAAACTAAAGCAATCCCAGCGGGAAACAAGTGACCCCTGGGTGCTCAAGTGGAATTATGAATAA